The Euphorbia lathyris chromosome 8, ddEupLath1.1, whole genome shotgun sequence genome has a window encoding:
- the LOC136203852 gene encoding heparanase-like protein 3: MGSFFSLLFLGICIFFWLGKDSVFGASQSIQGGTVFINGTASVAETDHDFICATLDWWPSDKCDYGTCSWGRSSILNLDLTNPILLNAIKAFSPLKIRIGGTLQDKVIYERQGQPCPSFSKNSSEMFGFSQGCLPMSRWNELNTFFKRAGAAVIFGLNALNGRKMISGGSAVGAWDPSDAESLIRYTVNKGHKIHGWELGNELSGNGIGARVAAAQYASDLNTLQNIVQTIYSGFEAKPLILGPGGFFDANWFAQFIDKASESVQAVTQHIYNLGPGVDNHLIDKILDPSYLDGGSQAFSKLEGILTSTGTKAVAWVGEAGGAYNSGHNLVTNAFVFSFWYLDQLGMSSIYNTKTYCRQTLIGGNYGLLNTNTFVPNPDYYSALLWHRLMGRTVLSTTFSGTKKLRAYAHCSKATQGITLLLINLDGNTTVQVRVSTTHVDRNLTWTGKEYTSGQANFAKISRGSAIESVTDENIREEYHLTAKDGDLHSQTVVLNGKVLVVDSSGAIPSLEPIKASFNDLIIVAPFSIVFAHIANLTIPACVQSH; encoded by the exons ATGGGTTCTTTCTTTAGTCTCTTGTTTCTAGGGATTTGTATCTTCTTCTGGTTGGGTAAAGATTCAGTGTTTGGAGCTTCACAGAGCATACAAGGTGGTACTGTTTTCATCAATGGAACAGCTTCAGTTGCAGAAACTGACCATGATTTTATCTGTGCTACTTTAGATTGGTGGCCTTCTGATAAATGTGATTATGGCACTTGTAGTTGGGGCAGATCTTCCATTCTCAATCTG gatcTTACCAATCCAATATTACTAAATGCAATCAAAG CTTTCTCCCCTCTGAAAATTAGAATTGGGGGAACCTTACAAGATAAAGTCATATATGAGAGACAAGGTCAACCTTGCCCTTCATTTTCAAAGAATAGTTCAGAGATGTTCGGTTTCTCACAAGGTTGCTTACCTATGTCGAGATGGAACGAACTCAACACTTTTTTCAAACGAGCTGG GGCTGCTGTTATTTTCGGGTTGAATGCACTTAATGGCAGGAAAATGATTTCTGGTGGTTCAGCAGTCGGAGCTTGGGATCCGAGTGATGCTGAATCTCTCATAAGATACACTGTCAACAAAGGCCATAAAATTCATGGGTGGGAGCTAG GAAATGAATTGAGTGGGAATGGAATTGGGGCTAGAGTTGCGGCTGCTCAATATGCATCCGACTTAAACACTCTACAAAACATAGTTCAAACTATTTATTCGGGTTTTGAAGCAAAGCCATTAATCCTAGGACCAGGAGGATTCTTTGATGCAAATTGGTTTGCACAATTCATAGATAAAGCATCAGAATCTGTTCAAGCAGTCACTCAGCACATCTATAATCTCGGTCCGG GTGTTGATAATCACCTAATTGACAAGATCTTAGACCCGTCCTATCTTGACGGAGGCTCGCAGGCATTTAGTAAACTGGAAGGGATTTTGACAAGTACAGGAACAAAAGCGGTTGCTTGGGTTGGAGAGGCGGGGGGCGCTTACAACAGTGGGCACAATCTTGTTACGAATGCATTTGTATTTAGTTTCTG GTACTTAGATCAGCTAGGAATGTCATCAATTTACAATACGAAAACTTACTGCAGACAAACATTAATTGGCGGCAACTACGGTTTACTCaacacaaatacatttgttCCAAATCCCGATTACTACAG TGCACTTCTTTGGCACCGGTTAATGGGAAGAACAGTCTTGTCCACAACGTTCTCCGGAACGAAGAAACTTCGAGCTTATGCTCATTGCTCTAAAGCAACT CAAGGAATCACATTACTTCTTATCAACCTAGACGGCAACACTACTGTTCAAGTTCGTGTTTCGACTACACATGTAGACAGAAATTTAACATGGACAGGGAAAGAATACACCAGCGGACAGGCGAATTTTGCTAAGATTTCTAGGGGTTCTGCAATTGAATCTGTAACTGATGAAAATATAAGGGAAGAATACCATTTAACAGCCAAGGATGGTGACTTACACAGCCAAACAGTTGTTTTAAATGGGAAAGTACTCGTCGTTGATTCATCTGGTGCTATCCCTTCTTTAGAGCCTATAAAAGCTAGCTTCAACGATCTGATCATCGTTGCTCCTTTCTCGATTGTATTTGCTCATATTGCTAACTTGACAATTCCAGCCTGTGTACAAAGCCATTAA
- the LOC136202620 gene encoding cysteine--tRNA ligase, chloroplastic/mitochondrial isoform X3, whose protein sequence is MIYLHCLPPSVEPRVSDHMPQIIDMIKQILDNGCAYRIDGDVYFSVDNFPEYGQLSGRKLEDNRAGERVAVNSRKKNPADFALWKSAKEGEPFWESPWGPGRPGWHIECSAMSAAYLGHAFDIHGGGMDLVFPHHENEIAQSCAACRDSNITYWIHNGFVTIDSEKMSKSLGNFFTIRQVIDLYHPLALRLFLLGTHYRSPINYSDMQLESASERIFYIYQTLHDCETVISQHNMEFEKDSVPSDTLNAINQFHDVFVTSMSDDLHTPVLLAALSDPLKIMNDMLHTRKGKKQTKRIESLAALEKAVRNALSVLGLMPTAYSEALQQLREKALKRAKLTEDQVLQKIEERNVARKNKDYEKSDTIRKDLAALGIALMDSPDATNWRPAIPLALQEQQITAP, encoded by the exons ATGATATACCTCCACTGCCTGCCTCCATCTGTTGAACCTCGTGTGTCTGATCACATGCCCCAAATAATCGACATGATCAAGCAG ATTCTTGATAATGGATGTGCCTATAGAATTGATGGAGATGTTTACTTCTCTGTAGACAATTTTCCTGAATATGGACAATTATCAGGACGAAAATTGGAAGATAATCGAGCTGGTGAGCGTGTGGCTGTCAactcaagaaagaaaaatcctgCTGACTTTGCATTGTGGAAG TCCGCAAAGGAAGGTGAGCCATTTTGGGAGAGTCCATGGGGGCCTGGAAGACCTGGTTGGCATATTGAGTGCAGTGCTATGAGTGCTGCTTATCTTGGTCATGCTTTTGACATTCATGGTGGTGGAATGGACCTCGTGTTTCCCCATCACGAAAATGAGATTGCTCAGAGTTGTGCTGCATGCAGAGACAGCAATATAACCTACTGGATACATAATGGCTTTGTCACTATTGACTCAGAGAAGATGTCCAAATCACTGggaaatttttttacaattAGGCAG GTCATAGACCTTTACCATCCGCTGGCATTAAGACTTTTTCTGTTAGGGACCCACTATCGATCTCCAATCAACTATTCTGATATGCAGCTCGAGAGTGCTTCTGAACGaattttttacatttatcaG ACTTTACATGATTGTGAAACTGTTATCAGCCAACACAACATGGAATTTGAGAAGGATTCTGTCCCATCCGACACTTTAAATGCCATCAATCAGTTTCATGATGTCTTTGTTACCTCAATGTCTGATGATCTTCACACTCCTGTTTTATTGGCTGCATTATCAGATCCATTGAAAATCATGAATGATATGCTTCATACCAGAAAG GGAAAGAAACAGACTAAGCGAATAGAATCCCTTGCTGCTTTGGAGAAGGCAGTCAGGAATGCCCTATCCGTCCTTGGGTTGATGCCCACAGCTTACTCTGAG GCTCTACAACAACTGAGGGAGAAGGCATTGAAGCGTGCAAAGTTAACAGAAGACCAAGTACTGCAgaaaattgaagaaaggaatGTAGCAAGAAAGAACAAAGACTATGAAAAATCAGATACCATTCGGAAAGACCTTGCTGCTCTGGGAATTGCTCTTATGGACAGTCCAGATGCCACAAATTGGAGACCAGCAATTCCTCTTGCACTGCAGGAACAGCAAATTACTGCACCTTGA
- the LOC136202620 gene encoding cysteine--tRNA ligase, chloroplastic/mitochondrial isoform X1, whose product MGTLLKWYRPLPSIRFFPPPSSLLPSIQFPPRSSRIFSISKRRIFLRLCSITSSPSSINDKVNAGDGAAKPLPELWLHNTMGRKKELFKPKVEGKVGMYVCGVTAYDLSHIGHARVYVTFDVLYRYLRHLGYEVYYVRNFTDVDDKIINRANELGEDPISLSRRYCEEFHHDMIYLHCLPPSVEPRVSDHMPQIIDMIKQILDNGCAYRIDGDVYFSVDNFPEYGQLSGRKLEDNRAGERVAVNSRKKNPADFALWKSAKEGEPFWESPWGPGRPGWHIECSAMSAAYLGHAFDIHGGGMDLVFPHHENEIAQSCAACRDSNITYWIHNGFVTIDSEKMSKSLGNFFTIRQVIDLYHPLALRLFLLGTHYRSPINYSDMQLESASERIFYIYQTLHDCETVISQHNMEFEKDSVPSDTLNAINQFHDVFVTSMSDDLHTPVLLAALSDPLKIMNDMLHTRKGKKQTKRIESLAALEKAVRNALSVLGLMPTAYSEALQQLREKALKRAKLTEDQVLQKIEERNVARKNKDYEKSDTIRKDLAALGIALMDSPDATNWRPAIPLALQEQQITAP is encoded by the exons ATGGGAACTCTGCTAAAATGGTACAGACCTCTTCCTTCTATCCGTTTCTTTCCGCCTCCTTCTTCACTcctcccttcaattcaattccCACCTCGCTCTTCTCGCatcttctccatttccaaaAGGAGAATATTTTTGCGCCTTTGCTCTATAACCTCTTCCCCCTCCTCAATCAACGACAAAGTTAATGCCGGTGATGGAGCGGCGAAGCCATTGCCGGAGCTTTGGCTGCACAATACCATGGGTCGAAAGAAAGAGCTATTTAAACCTAAAGTTGAGGGTAAAGTTGGAATGTATGTTTGCGGTGTAACAGCTTACGATCTTAGCCATATTGGTCATGCTCGCGTCTATGTTACTTTCGATGTTCTCTACAG GTATCTTAGGCATTTGGGATATGAAGTTTACTATGTTCGGAATTTCACTGATGTTGATGATAAG ATAATTAATCGAGCAAATGAATTGGGTGAGGATCCTATCAGTTTGAGTAGACGTTACTGCGAAGAATTCCATCATGATATGATATACCTCCACTGCCTGCCTCCATCTGTTGAACCTCGTGTGTCTGATCACATGCCCCAAATAATCGACATGATCAAGCAG ATTCTTGATAATGGATGTGCCTATAGAATTGATGGAGATGTTTACTTCTCTGTAGACAATTTTCCTGAATATGGACAATTATCAGGACGAAAATTGGAAGATAATCGAGCTGGTGAGCGTGTGGCTGTCAactcaagaaagaaaaatcctgCTGACTTTGCATTGTGGAAG TCCGCAAAGGAAGGTGAGCCATTTTGGGAGAGTCCATGGGGGCCTGGAAGACCTGGTTGGCATATTGAGTGCAGTGCTATGAGTGCTGCTTATCTTGGTCATGCTTTTGACATTCATGGTGGTGGAATGGACCTCGTGTTTCCCCATCACGAAAATGAGATTGCTCAGAGTTGTGCTGCATGCAGAGACAGCAATATAACCTACTGGATACATAATGGCTTTGTCACTATTGACTCAGAGAAGATGTCCAAATCACTGggaaatttttttacaattAGGCAG GTCATAGACCTTTACCATCCGCTGGCATTAAGACTTTTTCTGTTAGGGACCCACTATCGATCTCCAATCAACTATTCTGATATGCAGCTCGAGAGTGCTTCTGAACGaattttttacatttatcaG ACTTTACATGATTGTGAAACTGTTATCAGCCAACACAACATGGAATTTGAGAAGGATTCTGTCCCATCCGACACTTTAAATGCCATCAATCAGTTTCATGATGTCTTTGTTACCTCAATGTCTGATGATCTTCACACTCCTGTTTTATTGGCTGCATTATCAGATCCATTGAAAATCATGAATGATATGCTTCATACCAGAAAG GGAAAGAAACAGACTAAGCGAATAGAATCCCTTGCTGCTTTGGAGAAGGCAGTCAGGAATGCCCTATCCGTCCTTGGGTTGATGCCCACAGCTTACTCTGAG GCTCTACAACAACTGAGGGAGAAGGCATTGAAGCGTGCAAAGTTAACAGAAGACCAAGTACTGCAgaaaattgaagaaaggaatGTAGCAAGAAAGAACAAAGACTATGAAAAATCAGATACCATTCGGAAAGACCTTGCTGCTCTGGGAATTGCTCTTATGGACAGTCCAGATGCCACAAATTGGAGACCAGCAATTCCTCTTGCACTGCAGGAACAGCAAATTACTGCACCTTGA
- the LOC136202620 gene encoding cysteine--tRNA ligase, chloroplastic/mitochondrial isoform X2, with protein MLASMLLSMFSTGRYLRHLGYEVYYVRNFTDVDDKIINRANELGEDPISLSRRYCEEFHHDMIYLHCLPPSVEPRVSDHMPQIIDMIKQILDNGCAYRIDGDVYFSVDNFPEYGQLSGRKLEDNRAGERVAVNSRKKNPADFALWKSAKEGEPFWESPWGPGRPGWHIECSAMSAAYLGHAFDIHGGGMDLVFPHHENEIAQSCAACRDSNITYWIHNGFVTIDSEKMSKSLGNFFTIRQVIDLYHPLALRLFLLGTHYRSPINYSDMQLESASERIFYIYQTLHDCETVISQHNMEFEKDSVPSDTLNAINQFHDVFVTSMSDDLHTPVLLAALSDPLKIMNDMLHTRKGKKQTKRIESLAALEKAVRNALSVLGLMPTAYSEALQQLREKALKRAKLTEDQVLQKIEERNVARKNKDYEKSDTIRKDLAALGIALMDSPDATNWRPAIPLALQEQQITAP; from the exons ATGCTCGCGTCTATGTTACTTTCGATGTTCTCTACAG GCAGGTATCTTAGGCATTTGGGATATGAAGTTTACTATGTTCGGAATTTCACTGATGTTGATGATAAG ATAATTAATCGAGCAAATGAATTGGGTGAGGATCCTATCAGTTTGAGTAGACGTTACTGCGAAGAATTCCATCATGATATGATATACCTCCACTGCCTGCCTCCATCTGTTGAACCTCGTGTGTCTGATCACATGCCCCAAATAATCGACATGATCAAGCAG ATTCTTGATAATGGATGTGCCTATAGAATTGATGGAGATGTTTACTTCTCTGTAGACAATTTTCCTGAATATGGACAATTATCAGGACGAAAATTGGAAGATAATCGAGCTGGTGAGCGTGTGGCTGTCAactcaagaaagaaaaatcctgCTGACTTTGCATTGTGGAAG TCCGCAAAGGAAGGTGAGCCATTTTGGGAGAGTCCATGGGGGCCTGGAAGACCTGGTTGGCATATTGAGTGCAGTGCTATGAGTGCTGCTTATCTTGGTCATGCTTTTGACATTCATGGTGGTGGAATGGACCTCGTGTTTCCCCATCACGAAAATGAGATTGCTCAGAGTTGTGCTGCATGCAGAGACAGCAATATAACCTACTGGATACATAATGGCTTTGTCACTATTGACTCAGAGAAGATGTCCAAATCACTGggaaatttttttacaattAGGCAG GTCATAGACCTTTACCATCCGCTGGCATTAAGACTTTTTCTGTTAGGGACCCACTATCGATCTCCAATCAACTATTCTGATATGCAGCTCGAGAGTGCTTCTGAACGaattttttacatttatcaG ACTTTACATGATTGTGAAACTGTTATCAGCCAACACAACATGGAATTTGAGAAGGATTCTGTCCCATCCGACACTTTAAATGCCATCAATCAGTTTCATGATGTCTTTGTTACCTCAATGTCTGATGATCTTCACACTCCTGTTTTATTGGCTGCATTATCAGATCCATTGAAAATCATGAATGATATGCTTCATACCAGAAAG GGAAAGAAACAGACTAAGCGAATAGAATCCCTTGCTGCTTTGGAGAAGGCAGTCAGGAATGCCCTATCCGTCCTTGGGTTGATGCCCACAGCTTACTCTGAG GCTCTACAACAACTGAGGGAGAAGGCATTGAAGCGTGCAAAGTTAACAGAAGACCAAGTACTGCAgaaaattgaagaaaggaatGTAGCAAGAAAGAACAAAGACTATGAAAAATCAGATACCATTCGGAAAGACCTTGCTGCTCTGGGAATTGCTCTTATGGACAGTCCAGATGCCACAAATTGGAGACCAGCAATTCCTCTTGCACTGCAGGAACAGCAAATTACTGCACCTTGA
- the LOC136204173 gene encoding hydroxyproline O-galactosyltransferase HPGT2-like, with product MESLPTTTKSDRRGRSKPLQSSKPSLFLAFFSCVAWLYVAGRLWQDAENRTVLSNLLKTNSAQRPKVLTVEDKLAVLGCKDLERRIIEAEMELTLAKSQGYLKNQLPQSRSSSGRKLLAVIGVYTGFGSRLKRNIFRGSWMPKGVALKRLEERGIVIRFVIGRSANRGDSLDRNIDEENRSTKDFLILEAHEEALEEFPKKAKFFFSTAAQNWDAEFYVKVDDNINLDLDGLIGFLEQRRAHNNAYIGCMKSGDVVTEEGRQWYEPEWWKFGDEKSYFRHASGSLVILSKNLAQYIYVNSASLKTYAHDDVSVGSWIMGLQATYIDDNRLCCSSIKQDKMCSLA from the exons ATGGAGTCGTTACCAACCACCACCAAATCAGATAGGCGAGGGAGATCGAAGCCTCTTCAGAGTTCTAAACCTTCTCTTTTCTTGGCCTTCTTCTCTTGCGTCGCCTGGCTCTATGTTGCCGGACG ATTGTGGCAAGATGCAGAGAACAGAACTGTGCTTTCGAATCTTCTTAAGACGAATTCAGCGCAG AGACCGAAGGTTCTTACTGTTGAAGACAAGCTAGCTGTTCTAGGATGCAA AGATCTGGAGAGGAGGATTATTGAGGCTGAGATGGAATTGACCTTGGCCAAGAGTCAAGGGTACCTCAAGAACCAGTTACCACAAAGTAGATCTTCTTCTGGCAGAAAACTTCTTGCAGTTATTGGAGTTTATACTGGTTTTGGCAGTCGCTTGAAGCGAAATATATTCAGAGGATCATGGATGCCAAAAG GTGTTGCATTAAAGCGTCTCGAGGAAAGAGGAATAGTGATACGTTTTGTAATTGGTCGGAG TGCTAATCGAGGTGATAGCTTAGATCGTAATATTGATGAAGAAAATCGCTCTACAAAGGATTTCTTGATTCTT GAAGCCCATGAGGAAGCACTAGAAGAATTTCCaaaaaaagcaaaattcttCTTTAGTACTGCAGCACAAAATTGGGATGCagaattttacgtaaaagtGGATGACAATATAAATCTGGATCTTG ATGGATTAATTGGATTTCTTGAACAGCGTCGAGCTCACAATAATGCATATATTGGGTGCATGAAGTCTGGAGATGTGGTAACTGAAGA gGGAAGGCAATGGTATGAGCCTGAATGGTGGAAGTTCGGGGATGAGAAATC GTACTTCCGACATGCTAGTGGTTCACTTGTGATACTCTCGAAAAATTTGGCTCAGTATATCTATGTAAACAG TGCGTCTTTGAAGACTTATGCTCATGATGATGTCTCAGTCGGATCTTGGATAATGGGTCTCCAAGCGACATATATAGATGACAATCGGCTTTGCTGCAGTAGCATTAAACAAG ACAAAATGTGTTCTTTAGCGTAA
- the LOC136203588 gene encoding ER membrane protein complex subunit 7 homolog isoform X2: MASIFRSHPVALLLLSQFFLVLCTPALAISSGSGDGNTINGRVKIIGVGVKGFGLPGKLSNVKVILNAGRNITFVRPDGYFSFYNVPAGTHLIEVAAIGYLFSPVRVDVSARFPGKVQAALTENRRGLTELVLEPMRDEQYYEIREPFSIMSIVKSPMGLMVGFMLVVMFLMPKLVENMDPEEMRRAQEEMRQQGVPSLASLLPGAQRSS; the protein is encoded by the exons ATGGCGTCCATCTTCAGATCGCATCCAGTTGCTCTTTTACTTCTCTCGCAATTTTTCCTTGTTCTTTGCACTCCGGCCCTTGCGATTTCCTCCGG ctcTGGCGATGGTAATACCATCAATGGTCGAGTGAAGATCATAG GTGTTGGTGTAAAAGGATTTGGTCTTCCTGGGAAACTATCTAATGTCAAAGTTATACTCAATGCTGGACGGAACATCACTTTCGTGAGGCCTGATGGATATTTTTCTTT CTATAACGTGCCAGCAGGGACTCATCTAATTGAAGTGGCTGCGATAGGCTATTTATTTTCTCCA GTCCGAGTTGATGTTAGTGCCAGATTCCCTGGCAAGGTTCAGGCAGCATTGACAGAGAACAGGAGGGGTCTGACTGAGTTGGTATTGGAACCAATGAGAGATGAACAATATTATGAG ATTAGGGAACCCTTCTCCATAATGTCTATCGTGAAAAGTCCAATGGGTCTTATGGTGGGTTTTATGCTGGTAGTTATGTTCCTCATGCCCAAATTAGTGGAGAACATGG ATCCGGAGGAAATGAGGCGGGCGCAAGAAGAAATGAGGCAACAAGGAGTCCCCTCTTTGGCAAGCTTATTGCCAGGAGCACAAAGGAGCAGCtag
- the LOC136203588 gene encoding ER membrane protein complex subunit 7 homolog isoform X1: MASIFRSHPVALLLLSQFFLVLCTPALAISSGSGDGNTINGRVKIIAGVGVKGFGLPGKLSNVKVILNAGRNITFVRPDGYFSFYNVPAGTHLIEVAAIGYLFSPVRVDVSARFPGKVQAALTENRRGLTELVLEPMRDEQYYEIREPFSIMSIVKSPMGLMVGFMLVVMFLMPKLVENMDPEEMRRAQEEMRQQGVPSLASLLPGAQRSS; the protein is encoded by the exons ATGGCGTCCATCTTCAGATCGCATCCAGTTGCTCTTTTACTTCTCTCGCAATTTTTCCTTGTTCTTTGCACTCCGGCCCTTGCGATTTCCTCCGG ctcTGGCGATGGTAATACCATCAATGGTCGAGTGAAGATCATAG CAGGTGTTGGTGTAAAAGGATTTGGTCTTCCTGGGAAACTATCTAATGTCAAAGTTATACTCAATGCTGGACGGAACATCACTTTCGTGAGGCCTGATGGATATTTTTCTTT CTATAACGTGCCAGCAGGGACTCATCTAATTGAAGTGGCTGCGATAGGCTATTTATTTTCTCCA GTCCGAGTTGATGTTAGTGCCAGATTCCCTGGCAAGGTTCAGGCAGCATTGACAGAGAACAGGAGGGGTCTGACTGAGTTGGTATTGGAACCAATGAGAGATGAACAATATTATGAG ATTAGGGAACCCTTCTCCATAATGTCTATCGTGAAAAGTCCAATGGGTCTTATGGTGGGTTTTATGCTGGTAGTTATGTTCCTCATGCCCAAATTAGTGGAGAACATGG ATCCGGAGGAAATGAGGCGGGCGCAAGAAGAAATGAGGCAACAAGGAGTCCCCTCTTTGGCAAGCTTATTGCCAGGAGCACAAAGGAGCAGCtag